In the Ictalurus punctatus breed USDA103 chromosome 7, Coco_2.0, whole genome shotgun sequence genome, one interval contains:
- the spsb4a gene encoding SPRY domain-containing SOCS box protein 4a, translating to MGQKISGSIKSVDVRGEPSYRPLRRELRGPDFFKPARLDLLLDMPSVSAEHQLQHAWNPDDRSLNIFIKEDDKLTFHRHPVAQSTDCIRGRVGYTRGLHVWRIHWPARQRGTHAVVGVATSEAPLHSVGYTSLVGSDSESWGWDLGRNKLYHNNKNRPASSAPTYPSFLEPEEAFVLPDTLVVVLDMDEGTLSFMVDGQYLGVAFRGLKGKKLYPIVSAVWGHCEITMRYINGLDPEPLPLMDLCRRAARLALGRDRLQQIETLPLPQSLKNYLQYQ from the exons ATGGGCCAGAAGATTTCAGGAAGCATCAAGTCAGTGGACGTGAGAGGTGAGCCCTCCTACCGCCCTTTACGGAGAGAACTCCGAGGTCCAGATTTCTTCAAGCCAGCCAGACTCGATCTGCTGCTGGATATGCCATCAGTGTCTGCTGAGCATCAGCTACAACATGCTTGGAACCCAGACGACCGCTCTCTCAATATCTTCATCAAGGAAGATGACAAGCTGACTTTCCACAGACACCCGGTGGCCCAGAGCACAGACTGCATCCGAGGGCGAGTCGGCTATACACGTGGCCTACATGTTTGGCGCATTCATTGGCCCGCCCGGCAGCGGGGCACTCATGCCGTAGTGGGTGTGGCCACATCAGAGGCACCGCTCCATTCTGTGGGATACACCTCTCTGGTAGGTAGTGACAGTGAGTCCTGGGGCTGGGACCTGGGCCGCAACAAGCTCtaccacaacaacaaaaaccgaCCAGCTTCATCAGCACCCACCTACCCCAGCTTTCTTGAACCTGAGGAAGCCTTTGTGCTCCCTGACACcctggtggtggtgttggataTGGATGAGGGGACACTTAGTTTCATGGTGGATGGACAGTACCTTGGAGTGGCCTTTAGAGGGCTCAAGGGAAAGAAGCTGTATCCCATCGTTAGTGCAGTATGGGGACACTGTGAGATCACTATGCGCTACATCAATGGCTTGGATC ctGAGCCCCTGCCTCTGATGGACCTGTGTAGGAGGGCAGCGCGTCTAGCTCTGGGACGTGACCGATTGCAGCAGATTGAGACTTTGCCTTTACCCCAGTCTCTAAAAAATTACCTCCAATACCAATGA